The DNA sequence GAATGAAGGGCAGGCCTAAAGTAATATTCACGGCCTGATCAAAATCGACCGTCTTTAGGGGAGCTAGGCCCTGATCATGATACATGGCGATGACCACATCGAAATCTCCCTTTAATTGCCGCCAGAACACGGTGTCGCCAGGCAGGGTGGGGGACAAACCGGGATACTGATCGCGGAGTTGATCCAGTATCGGGTCGATCACCCCCTGTTCTTCGAAGCCAAGCAGGCCACCTTCGCCAGCGTGAGGGTTCAGGCCGCATACTGCGATCTTTGGTTCACGCGCACCCATTCGCTCTGCCAAAAAGGCGGCATTTTTCACTGCGCGTTCGAGGGTTTCTTCATTCAGGTGACTGGAGACTTCGGATAGGGGGATGTGCCACGTTGTGAGCACGACAGTGAGCTTTCCTCCGGCAAATGCCATGGACGGTTGGCCGTGCCATCGATCGGCAAAAAACTCTGTTTGCCCGGGGTAGGACCAGCCGGCTTTCTCCATCCAATGCTTGCTGACTGGAGCGGTGACGACTCCGCGGTAGCGCAACTGGCGGCACCCATATGCTGCCTCTTCCAGCGCGTTCAGGGCAATGCGAGCCCCCT is a window from the Cerasicoccus sp. TK19100 genome containing:
- the pdxA gene encoding 4-hydroxythreonine-4-phosphate dehydrogenase PdxA; this translates as MLPLAITCGDPAGVGPEIIQSWLKSNPGSANDVCVIGPASWLESLPCEHKLSVDDSGYTASPGEPNTEGARIALNALEEAAYGCRQLRYRGVVTAPVSKHWMEKAGWSYPGQTEFFADRWHGQPSMAFAGGKLTVVLTTWHIPLSEVSSHLNEETLERAVKNAAFLAERMGAREPKIAVCGLNPHAGEGGLLGFEEQGVIDPILDQLRDQYPGLSPTLPGDTVFWRQLKGDFDVVIAMYHDQGLAPLKTVDFDQAVNITLGLPFIRTSPDHGTAYSIAGKGLASAKSFENAVHLAKKLSL